Proteins encoded in a region of the Streptococcus sanguinis genome:
- a CDS encoding NAD-dependent epimerase/dehydratase family protein: protein MHKFLVDMANNTILQKDMEDLAAVSPILRELRNVTVLVTGATGLIGRHCISALMALNDLYDANVRVVALARNQKKVEDLFKDFLHSENLQLVYADLLSDWQIEEDLDYIIHGASATDSSFFVKHPVETIDLAVNGTKKMLELAKNKKVHSMVYLSSLEVYGTTSPDASSISEKDYGYLDSTSVRSSYSESKRMTESLCVGYCHQYQVPVRMARLSQTFGPGVSYEDNRVFAQFARAVLEKRDIILRTKGETVRNYCYTKDAIEAIFYILLKGQAGQAYNVANKETAISIREMAEMVIELSGSNESKLVFDLAEDVEKLGYNPTVKIRLNTDKLESLGWQAHTDLETMFLRLIESMAADRKK from the coding sequence ATGCACAAATTTTTGGTTGATATGGCAAATAATACGATTTTACAAAAGGATATGGAAGACCTAGCTGCTGTCAGTCCTATTCTCAGAGAACTGAGAAATGTTACAGTCTTGGTAACTGGAGCAACCGGACTTATAGGCAGACACTGTATTTCCGCCTTGATGGCTTTAAACGATTTGTACGATGCCAATGTCAGAGTAGTGGCTTTAGCACGAAATCAGAAAAAAGTGGAGGATCTATTTAAAGATTTTTTACATAGTGAGAATCTGCAGCTAGTGTATGCTGACTTGCTGTCAGATTGGCAGATAGAGGAAGATTTGGATTATATTATCCATGGAGCCAGTGCAACGGACTCCTCTTTTTTCGTTAAGCATCCTGTGGAGACAATTGATCTAGCCGTAAATGGAACGAAAAAAATGCTTGAGCTGGCTAAAAATAAGAAAGTTCACAGTATGGTTTACCTCTCTTCTCTGGAAGTCTATGGGACGACAAGTCCTGATGCTTCCAGCATTAGCGAGAAAGATTACGGTTATTTAGATTCAACCAGTGTCCGTAGCAGTTATTCGGAAAGCAAGCGCATGACAGAGTCCTTGTGTGTAGGCTATTGTCATCAGTATCAGGTGCCGGTTAGAATGGCTCGTTTGTCACAAACTTTTGGCCCAGGTGTGAGCTATGAAGACAACAGAGTTTTTGCACAGTTTGCGCGTGCTGTCCTTGAAAAGAGAGATATTATTCTCCGGACTAAAGGGGAAACTGTTCGGAACTATTGCTATACCAAAGATGCTATTGAAGCCATATTTTACATTCTGCTGAAAGGTCAAGCAGGTCAAGCTTATAATGTCGCCAATAAAGAGACGGCGATTTCCATTCGTGAGATGGCGGAAATGGTTATTGAACTAAGCGGTAGCAATGAATCGAAGTTGGTCTTTGATTTGGCAGAGGATGTGGAAAAGCTAGGATATAATCCGACAGTTAAGATTCGTCTCAATACGGACAAGCTTGAGAGTTTGGGCTGGCAAGCTCATACTGATTTAGAAACCATGTTTTTACGTTTGATTGAGAGCATGGCAGCAGATAGGAAGAAATAG
- a CDS encoding lipopolysaccharide biosynthesis protein, producing MSGGFKKIVANFSYVVLSNLLTVIVSSLVVLILPKIMGVEEYGYWQLYIFYLSYAGFVHLGWVDGIYLRYGGLEYADLDKEKFFSQFLMLLIYLTGIGILFLLGISAFIRDESSQFVFTLLVYTTLVTNLRFLFVYVLQMTNRLKESSYVVSGDRLLYLLLLLVFIFVGFRDFKIMVYADLIGRVVSLFYAMYLCREMALRPLNQFKLDIQETVRNIAVGINLMLSNVASMLIIGTVRMGIQKVWNIATFGKVSLTLSISNLLMTFINAIGLVIFPILKRTDESKLPKIYNQLRNVLMVLMFGVLLLYYPLKIALDSWLPAYRESLIFMALVFPMSVYEGKMALLINTYLKALRMERQIFKVNVIAMLLSFATTFIFAVFLRNLNATVLSIVLLLATRSILAELILAKRMQIEVVKDIWVELLMTLVFIASNWFLSVYLAAAAYGFVYLTYSIYKYQSLKGLLQQLRTR from the coding sequence TTGTCTGGTGGATTTAAAAAAATAGTAGCTAATTTTTCCTATGTCGTCTTGTCCAATTTGCTGACAGTAATAGTTTCTTCTCTGGTTGTCTTGATTTTGCCTAAGATTATGGGTGTAGAGGAGTATGGATACTGGCAACTCTATATTTTTTATTTATCCTATGCTGGTTTTGTTCATCTGGGCTGGGTGGACGGAATCTACCTTCGCTACGGTGGTTTGGAGTATGCTGATCTGGATAAAGAAAAGTTTTTCTCTCAGTTTCTCATGCTTTTGATCTATCTGACAGGGATTGGAATTTTATTTTTACTAGGGATTTCTGCCTTTATTAGAGATGAGAGCAGTCAGTTTGTTTTTACACTTTTGGTTTATACCACGTTGGTCACCAATCTGCGTTTTCTTTTTGTTTACGTTCTGCAGATGACTAATCGACTAAAGGAGAGTTCCTATGTTGTCAGTGGAGACCGACTCCTCTATTTACTGCTTTTACTGGTCTTTATTTTCGTGGGCTTTCGAGATTTCAAGATTATGGTCTATGCAGATTTGATTGGTAGAGTTGTTTCTCTTTTTTATGCCATGTATCTGTGCCGAGAGATGGCCCTGCGACCTCTCAATCAATTTAAGCTTGATATACAGGAAACGGTTCGCAATATTGCTGTCGGTATCAATCTGATGCTATCAAATGTAGCCAGTATGCTCATTATCGGGACCGTTCGAATGGGGATTCAAAAGGTATGGAACATTGCTACATTTGGGAAAGTATCCTTGACCCTGAGCATTTCCAATCTGCTCATGACCTTTATCAACGCTATCGGTTTAGTCATCTTTCCGATTTTGAAACGGACGGACGAAAGCAAGTTGCCTAAGATTTACAATCAGTTGCGGAATGTCCTTATGGTTCTTATGTTTGGTGTGCTTTTGCTGTATTATCCCCTGAAAATAGCTTTGGACAGCTGGCTGCCGGCTTACAGAGAGTCCTTGATATTTATGGCTCTAGTCTTTCCTATGTCTGTCTACGAGGGTAAAATGGCTCTGCTTATCAATACCTACTTAAAAGCCTTACGAATGGAGAGGCAGATTTTTAAAGTAAATGTAATTGCCATGCTCTTAAGTTTCGCTACTACCTTTATTTTTGCAGTTTTTCTGCGCAATCTGAATGCTACAGTGCTGTCTATCGTACTGCTGCTGGCGACTAGGAGTATATTGGCAGAGCTAATCTTAGCCAAGAGGATGCAGATCGAGGTCGTCAAAGATATCTGGGTTGAGTTGCTAATGACACTTGTGTTTATTGCTTCGAATTGGTTTTTATCAGTTTATCTAGCTGCAGCAGCCTATGGTTTTGTCTATCTGACCTACAGCATATACAAATACCAAAGTTTAAAAGGCCTGCTCCAGCAATTGCGGACTCGTTGA
- the galE gene encoding UDP-glucose 4-epimerase GalE: protein MKKILVTGGTGYIGSHTVVELVVAGYEAIIVDNFSNSSPEVLERLETITGKNIPFFKGSISDKNLMDQIFKDNHIDAVIHLAAYKSVEESVREPLKYYENNVSAGIALLEVMKEHKVEHIIFSSSATVYGMNNLSPLTEDLPTSATNLYSYTKLMMEQVLTDLALAHSDWSVTNLRYFNPIGAHESGLIGEAPNGIPHNLMPYITQVAVGKLQELSVFGNDYDTHDGTGVRDYIHVVDLAKGHVLALKHNLENKGVAVFNLGTGIGYSVLDMVEVFENVNGVKIPYTIKDRRPGDVATCYADASKANDILGWKAEKTLQDMMRDSWRWQSSNPNGYEG, encoded by the coding sequence ATGAAAAAAATTTTAGTTACAGGCGGAACGGGGTATATAGGAAGTCATACAGTGGTTGAACTAGTCGTAGCAGGCTATGAAGCCATTATCGTGGATAACTTTTCGAATAGCTCTCCAGAAGTGCTAGAGCGCTTAGAAACTATCACTGGTAAGAATATTCCGTTTTTCAAGGGTTCGATTTCTGATAAAAATCTGATGGACCAGATTTTCAAAGACAATCACATTGATGCAGTCATTCATTTAGCGGCCTATAAGTCAGTAGAAGAATCGGTGCGGGAACCACTTAAATATTACGAAAATAATGTCAGTGCTGGTATTGCTCTTCTTGAAGTTATGAAAGAGCACAAGGTAGAACATATCATCTTTAGCTCCAGTGCCACGGTCTATGGCATGAATAATCTATCTCCATTGACAGAAGATTTGCCAACTTCAGCGACGAATCTATATAGTTACACCAAGCTGATGATGGAGCAGGTTCTAACAGATCTAGCTCTTGCACATTCAGATTGGTCTGTAACCAATCTTCGTTACTTCAATCCAATTGGTGCTCACGAGTCTGGTCTGATTGGTGAGGCTCCAAATGGAATTCCTCATAACCTCATGCCTTATATTACTCAGGTTGCGGTCGGTAAATTGCAAGAGCTTAGCGTTTTCGGAAATGATTATGATACGCATGACGGTACAGGGGTGCGGGATTATATCCATGTAGTCGATTTAGCCAAGGGCCATGTTTTGGCTTTGAAACATAATTTAGAAAACAAGGGGGTCGCTGTTTTCAATCTTGGTACAGGGATTGGTTATAGTGTACTGGATATGGTTGAAGTCTTTGAAAATGTCAATGGTGTGAAAATTCCTTATACTATAAAGGATAGGCGACCTGGAGATGTGGCGACTTGCTATGCCGATGCAAGTAAAGCTAATGACATTTTGGGCTGGAAAGCTGAGAAAACTCTCCAAGATATGATGCGAGATTCTTGGAGATGGCAAAGTTCAAATCCTAATGGCTATGAAGGCTAA
- a CDS encoding acyltransferase family protein has protein sequence MKTENTTLHAFKALACFSIVSLHFLLPGQFGVFYQIVARFAVPFFMMLSGYFSYNISKDKVKFRLKQMLLLTAASLLFYTIVHFVNLLLTRELTEKMASIDLSDFADFFLFNSPRDLIGSAATPTWYLLAISYIYTLYLVFYKHFHRLTSFGVSLFLLVLAFYIEFNISGTLYYRNFLFMGLPFFILGMQFAKHRDRILAYDLSSVRKWAIGLGIAGLILLEYCFMGTEYDLYPSTLFSSSAIFFYAVRNGTDIDIPILNNIAKRYATMIYIIHPFIIFIFRSIMPRNTIYSFGFFIIFLLSYFLSIAFQKAIRPRLISTLPAQAQ, from the coding sequence ATGAAGACTGAAAACACAACTTTGCACGCTTTCAAGGCCCTAGCTTGCTTTAGTATTGTTTCCCTACACTTTCTGCTGCCGGGGCAATTTGGCGTTTTTTATCAAATTGTGGCCCGCTTTGCAGTTCCCTTTTTCATGATGCTGTCGGGCTATTTTTCCTATAATATTTCCAAAGATAAGGTCAAGTTTCGTCTCAAGCAGATGCTCCTTTTGACAGCTGCCAGTCTGCTTTTTTACACGATTGTGCATTTTGTCAACTTGCTGCTGACCAGAGAGCTAACAGAAAAGATGGCATCTATAGATTTATCTGATTTTGCGGACTTTTTCCTCTTTAACAGTCCCAGAGACTTGATTGGCTCGGCCGCTACACCGACCTGGTATTTGCTGGCTATTTCCTATATCTACACGCTTTATTTGGTTTTTTATAAGCATTTTCACCGCTTAACTAGCTTTGGTGTGTCTCTGTTCTTGTTGGTTCTGGCCTTTTACATTGAGTTCAATATTAGTGGCACCCTCTACTACCGAAATTTCCTGTTTATGGGTCTCCCTTTTTTCATTCTAGGGATGCAGTTTGCTAAGCATCGGGATCGGATTTTAGCCTACGACTTGTCGTCTGTCAGGAAATGGGCTATTGGTTTGGGAATAGCAGGCTTGATTTTACTTGAGTACTGTTTCATGGGTACGGAATATGACCTCTATCCCAGCACCCTTTTCTCGTCCAGTGCAATTTTCTTCTATGCGGTCAGAAATGGGACTGATATTGATATTCCGATTTTGAATAATATCGCCAAGAGATATGCCACCATGATTTATATCATTCATCCCTTCATTATCTTCATTTTCAGGTCGATAATGCCTCGGAATACCATTTATAGTTTTGGCTTTTTTATCATTTTCTTACTGTCTTACTTTCTGAGCATAGCTTTTCAGAAAGCCATCAGGCCCAGACTTATCAGTACACTTCCGGCTCAGGCTCAGTGA
- a CDS encoding RluA family pseudouridine synthase, which yields MKFTLTIPDGLPAMTVKELLEEQFLIPRKIRHFLRTKKHVSVNGLAINWQTVVKPGDDIRLIFDEEDYPQKTILFGNGELIEELYQDQHLIIVNKPEGMKTHANEPTELALLNHVSAYVGETCYVVHRLDKETSGAVLFAKNPFVLPILNRLLEKREISRAYWALVQGKFPSKKLIYKDKIGRNRHDRRKRLVDPRKGLYAETHVTRLKQFGQAALVQCQLKTGRTHQIRVHLAHHGHPLIGDPLYHPQPQGRLMLHAHRLTFTHPFTLEKITVEARSDSFEKVLSSLNPR from the coding sequence ATGAAATTTACACTCACTATCCCAGATGGACTGCCCGCCATGACAGTCAAAGAGCTGCTGGAAGAACAATTTCTCATTCCACGAAAAATCCGGCACTTTCTACGGACCAAGAAGCATGTGTCCGTCAACGGCCTAGCTATCAACTGGCAGACTGTAGTCAAACCTGGAGATGATATCCGACTGATATTTGATGAAGAAGATTATCCTCAAAAGACAATCTTGTTTGGAAATGGCGAACTCATAGAGGAGCTCTATCAGGACCAACATCTCATCATCGTCAATAAACCTGAGGGTATGAAAACCCATGCTAATGAACCAACAGAGCTAGCTCTGCTTAATCATGTTTCTGCCTATGTCGGCGAGACCTGCTATGTCGTTCACCGGCTGGATAAAGAAACCAGTGGTGCTGTCCTCTTTGCCAAGAATCCCTTTGTCCTGCCCATCCTCAATCGATTGCTGGAAAAGCGAGAAATCAGCCGCGCATATTGGGCTCTGGTCCAAGGCAAGTTCCCAAGCAAAAAGCTTATCTATAAAGACAAGATTGGCCGCAACCGCCATGACCGCAGGAAACGGCTGGTCGACCCCCGAAAAGGACTCTATGCAGAGACTCATGTGACTCGGCTCAAGCAGTTTGGGCAGGCTGCCTTGGTCCAATGCCAACTCAAGACTGGCCGCACCCATCAGATCCGTGTCCATCTGGCTCACCACGGACACCCTCTGATCGGCGACCCACTCTATCATCCGCAACCCCAAGGGCGGCTTATGCTCCACGCCCATCGGCTGACTTTCACCCACCCTTTTACGCTAGAAAAAATCACCGTCGAAGCCCGCTCTGACAGTTTTGAAAAAGTATTGAGCAGTCTAAACCCAAGATAG